The following are encoded in a window of Kaistia algarum genomic DNA:
- the ubiB gene encoding 2-polyprenylphenol 6-hydroxylase produces MARSPASLFRVAAAGFVLAREGAFGIVETGDLPPQAVLLVRIARLFERRSARIEDRGARISAALNRLGPSYVKLGQFMATRPDFVGQDVADALGKLRDEIEPFGELAARLVIQRDLGKPVEELFLTFSPPIAAASIAQVHKASRQRADGTVDFVAVKVLRPGVRGRFQRDLSTFYAGAGLVEAVDPAMHRLRPVAVVDTLARSVSMEMDLRLEAAALSEMAERTKGDPGFRVPAVDWARTSRDVLTLEWIDGVKLSDPAAIEAAGHDLRAVAVRLMQAFLRHAMRDGFFHADMHQGNLFVDPAGDIVAVDLGIMGRLGKAERRFLAEILYGFIRRDYLRIAEVHIEAGYVPPRHAPEDFAQALRAIGEPIHGQPASDISMGKLLTLLLEITGIFDMQTRPELLMLQKTMVVVEGVARSLDPEFDMWSASEPVVREWIERNLGPAGKLEQAASGLGELGRAATTIPALLENGARIAAQLGEATRDGITLSPETVEAIGRAEGRGNRWLMIGIWAVAALLAVLVLR; encoded by the coding sequence ATGGCACGGAGCCCCGCCAGTCTCTTCCGCGTTGCGGCGGCCGGCTTCGTTCTGGCGCGCGAGGGCGCGTTCGGCATTGTTGAGACCGGCGATCTGCCGCCGCAGGCCGTCCTGCTTGTCCGGATCGCCCGCCTGTTCGAGCGCCGATCTGCCAGGATCGAGGACCGCGGCGCGCGCATCTCGGCCGCGCTGAACCGGCTCGGGCCTTCCTATGTGAAGCTCGGCCAGTTCATGGCGACGCGGCCAGATTTTGTCGGGCAGGACGTCGCGGATGCACTCGGCAAGCTTCGCGACGAGATCGAGCCCTTCGGCGAGCTGGCGGCCCGCCTCGTGATTCAGCGCGACCTCGGCAAGCCTGTCGAAGAGCTATTCCTGACATTTTCGCCGCCTATCGCCGCCGCTTCGATCGCCCAGGTTCACAAGGCAAGCCGCCAGCGCGCCGATGGCACGGTCGATTTCGTCGCGGTCAAGGTGCTGCGGCCGGGCGTTCGCGGCCGCTTCCAGCGCGATCTCTCCACCTTCTATGCCGGCGCAGGGCTGGTCGAGGCGGTCGACCCGGCAATGCATCGCCTTCGCCCGGTCGCCGTGGTCGATACGTTGGCCCGTTCCGTGTCGATGGAGATGGACCTCCGCCTCGAGGCCGCGGCGCTGTCGGAGATGGCGGAGCGCACGAAGGGTGATCCCGGCTTCCGCGTCCCGGCCGTCGACTGGGCGCGCACCTCGCGCGACGTGCTGACGCTCGAATGGATCGACGGCGTGAAGCTCTCCGATCCGGCGGCCATCGAAGCCGCCGGCCACGACCTGCGTGCGGTCGCGGTCCGCCTGATGCAGGCTTTCCTGCGCCATGCGATGCGCGACGGCTTCTTCCATGCTGACATGCACCAGGGCAATCTCTTCGTCGATCCGGCCGGCGACATCGTCGCGGTCGATTTAGGCATCATGGGCCGGCTCGGCAAGGCGGAGCGCCGCTTCCTGGCCGAGATCCTCTACGGCTTCATTCGCCGTGACTATCTGCGGATCGCCGAGGTGCATATCGAAGCCGGCTATGTGCCGCCGCGCCACGCACCAGAGGACTTCGCCCAGGCGCTGCGGGCGATCGGCGAGCCGATCCATGGCCAGCCCGCCAGCGACATCTCGATGGGCAAGCTGCTGACGCTGCTCCTGGAGATCACCGGCATCTTCGACATGCAGACACGGCCCGAACTGTTGATGCTGCAGAAGACTATGGTCGTCGTGGAAGGCGTGGCGCGCTCGCTCGATCCGGAATTCGACATGTGGAGCGCCTCCGAGCCGGTGGTCCGCGAGTGGATCGAGCGCAATCTCGGCCCCGCCGGCAAGCTGGAACAGGCCGCCTCAGGCCTTGGCGAACTCGGCCGCGCGGCAACGACGATCCCCGCGCTGCTCGAAAACGGTGCCCGCATTGCCGCCCAACTCGGCGAGGCAACGCGGGACGGTATCACGCTATCGCCGGAAACGGTCGAGGCGATCGGCCGGGCGGAGGGCAGGGGCAATCGCTGGCTGATGATCGGCATCTGGGCCGTGGCGGCGCTGCTCGCGGTGCTGGTGCTGCGCTGA
- a CDS encoding enoyl-CoA hydratase produces MSYETVIVETHGAVGLIRLNRPKALNALSRQLIAELNATLDAFESDPDIAAIVLTGSEKAFAAGADIGEMQPLGYVDVYENDFVAAWERLARVRKPVVAAVAGFALGGGCELVLMCDIVIAADNAKFGQPEITLGLIPGAGGTQRLARSVGKAKTMDMVLTGRLIDAGEAERIGLISRVVPAADLIDAAIAAGGKIASLSGPSVKMAKEAVNRAFETPLSDGIRTERRLFHSLFATEDAREGMAAFLEKRPPAFKNR; encoded by the coding sequence ATGAGCTATGAGACCGTCATCGTCGAGACTCACGGAGCCGTCGGCCTCATCCGGCTCAACCGGCCAAAGGCCCTGAACGCGCTGAGCCGGCAGCTCATCGCCGAACTCAATGCGACGCTTGATGCCTTCGAATCCGACCCGGACATCGCCGCCATCGTGCTCACCGGCTCGGAAAAGGCGTTCGCTGCCGGGGCCGACATCGGCGAGATGCAGCCGCTCGGCTATGTCGACGTCTATGAGAACGACTTCGTCGCCGCGTGGGAGCGGCTTGCCCGTGTCCGCAAGCCGGTGGTCGCGGCCGTGGCCGGCTTCGCTCTTGGCGGGGGCTGCGAGCTCGTCCTGATGTGCGACATTGTGATTGCCGCCGACAACGCAAAGTTCGGCCAGCCGGAAATCACGCTCGGGCTCATCCCCGGCGCCGGCGGCACGCAGCGGCTGGCGCGATCCGTCGGCAAGGCGAAGACCATGGACATGGTGCTGACCGGCCGCCTGATCGACGCTGGCGAAGCCGAGCGGATCGGGCTGATCTCGCGCGTCGTGCCGGCCGCGGACCTCATCGATGCGGCCATCGCGGCGGGCGGGAAGATCGCGTCCCTCTCCGGGCCTTCAGTGAAGATGGCGAAGGAGGCGGTGAACCGGGCGTTCGAGACGCCGCTCTCGGACGGCATCCGCACCGAGCGGCGGCTGTTTCACTCCCTTTTCGCCACCGAGGACGCCAGGGAGGGCATGGCAGCCTTCCTTGAGAAACGGCCGCCGGCCTTCAAGAATCGATGA
- a CDS encoding rhodanese-like domain-containing protein: MSRSPAGSFAGDVTALEAFEALSSEPQSVLIDVRTKAEWGYVGIPDLSSIGKEILLVEWQSFPAMAVNEDFAEVLSAELTRRGIGRETALFFLCRSGVRSLAAANAMAAEGFDRCFNVAGGFEGPLDEDRHRGNADGWKAAGLPWVQS; this comes from the coding sequence ATGTCTCGTTCACCTGCCGGCTCGTTCGCCGGCGACGTCACGGCCCTTGAGGCCTTTGAAGCGCTGTCGAGCGAACCGCAATCGGTTCTCATCGACGTGCGGACCAAGGCCGAGTGGGGCTATGTCGGGATTCCGGATCTGAGTTCGATCGGCAAGGAGATCCTGCTGGTCGAATGGCAGAGCTTTCCGGCCATGGCCGTGAATGAGGACTTCGCCGAGGTTCTCTCGGCGGAACTGACCCGGCGGGGGATCGGCCGGGAGACGGCGTTGTTCTTCCTGTGCCGTTCGGGGGTAAGGAGCCTCGCCGCTGCCAATGCGATGGCAGCAGAGGGCTTCGATCGCTGCTTCAACGTCGCCGGGGGCTTCGAAGGCCCGCTCGACGAGGATCGGCATCGCGGCAACGCCGATGGCTGGAAGGCCGCCGGTTTGCCGTGGGTTCAATCGTGA
- the mutM gene encoding bifunctional DNA-formamidopyrimidine glycosylase/DNA-(apurinic or apyrimidinic site) lyase translates to MPELPEVETVRLGLLPAMEGARIERLELRRPDLRFPFPERFAERVGGRTVNSLGRRAKYLLADLDDGALLIMHLGMSGSFRIEAGDDAETIGEFYHPRGKAGVHDHVVFHLSGGQRVVYNDPRRFGFMDLARRDTAEASRHLAALGIEPIGNEFHGEALHRLVAGKKAPLKAALLDQRLVAGLGNIYVCEALHRAGLSPERQAGSLRPDEAERLADAVRTVLGEAIVAGGSSLRDHRQTNGELGYFQHSFRVYDREGDPCPNLTCDGVVERTVQSGRSTFHCRRCQL, encoded by the coding sequence ATGCCCGAACTTCCCGAAGTCGAAACCGTCCGCCTCGGTCTCCTGCCGGCGATGGAAGGTGCACGGATCGAGCGCCTCGAATTGCGGCGGCCCGACCTGCGCTTCCCCTTCCCCGAGCGCTTTGCCGAGCGGGTCGGCGGTCGAACTGTGAACTCGCTCGGCCGGCGGGCCAAATATCTCCTGGCCGATCTTGACGATGGCGCGCTGCTCATCATGCATCTCGGCATGTCGGGTTCCTTCCGGATCGAGGCGGGGGACGATGCGGAGACGATCGGCGAGTTCTACCATCCGCGCGGCAAGGCCGGCGTCCACGACCATGTCGTCTTCCATCTCTCCGGTGGGCAGCGTGTCGTCTATAACGATCCGCGCCGCTTCGGCTTCATGGATCTGGCGCGGAGGGACACGGCGGAGGCGAGCCGGCATCTCGCCGCGCTGGGGATCGAGCCGATCGGCAACGAATTCCACGGCGAAGCGCTCCACCGGCTCGTCGCGGGCAAGAAGGCGCCGCTCAAGGCCGCTCTGCTGGATCAGCGCCTCGTCGCCGGGCTTGGCAATATCTATGTCTGCGAGGCGCTGCACCGGGCCGGCCTGTCGCCGGAGCGGCAGGCCGGCAGCCTTCGCCCGGACGAAGCCGAGCGACTGGCCGACGCGGTACGCACGGTTCTTGGCGAGGCGATTGTCGCGGGCGGCTCGTCGCTGCGCGACCATCGCCAGACCAATGGCGAACTCGGCTATTTCCAGCATTCGTTCCGCGTCTATGATCGCGAGGGCGACCCATGTCCGAACCTTACCTGCGACGGCGTGGTCGAGCGCACTGTCCAGTCGGGACGATCGACCTTTCATTGCCGGCGCTGTCAGCTCTGA
- the rpsT gene encoding 30S ribosomal protein S20 codes for MANTPSAKKAARKIARRADINRTRRGRMRTFVRKVEEAIASGDAAAAAEALRAAQPEMMRAAQKGVVPKNTASRKVSRLAARVKALSA; via the coding sequence ATGGCCAATACGCCGTCCGCCAAGAAAGCCGCCCGCAAGATTGCGCGCCGGGCCGACATCAATCGCACCCGCCGTGGCCGCATGCGCACCTTCGTGCGCAAGGTCGAGGAGGCGATTGCCTCCGGCGACGCCGCCGCCGCCGCGGAGGCGCTTCGCGCCGCCCAGCCGGAGATGATGCGGGCCGCCCAGAAGGGTGTCGTTCCCAAGAACACAGCCTCGCGCAAGGTGTCGCGACTGGCCGCCCGCGTTAAGGCCCTTTCGGCCTGA
- a CDS encoding type II toxin-antitoxin system VapC family toxin, which yields MIILDTNVLSELMRPEADASPVVLDWFAFLDPMDAFITSITMAEILSGIEFMPQGRRRSEKQAAALAVLALFSGRVLPFDEAAASHYAIIIAGRRRIGRSTSAPDTQIAAIARARGFAVATRDDSGFDNAGIEIINPWEPPA from the coding sequence TTGATCATTCTCGATACAAACGTACTCTCGGAGCTGATGCGGCCTGAAGCCGACGCCTCGCCGGTAGTGCTGGATTGGTTTGCCTTTCTCGACCCCATGGACGCGTTCATCACAAGCATCACGATGGCCGAGATCCTTTCGGGTATCGAATTCATGCCACAGGGCCGGCGACGCAGCGAGAAGCAGGCCGCGGCTCTTGCAGTACTTGCCCTCTTCTCCGGTCGCGTGCTTCCTTTCGACGAGGCTGCGGCGAGCCACTACGCCATCATAATCGCTGGGCGACGGCGCATCGGCCGATCGACATCGGCGCCGGATACGCAGATCGCGGCGATTGCACGGGCGCGCGGCTTCGCAGTGGCCACGCGCGACGATAGCGGCTTTGACAACGCAGGTATCGAGATCATCAATCCCTGGGAGCCACCGGCATGA
- the ubiE gene encoding bifunctional demethylmenaquinone methyltransferase/2-methoxy-6-polyprenyl-1,4-benzoquinol methylase UbiE — protein MTTETSANGSREHASFGFRDVEVGAKQGMVDAVFHKVASRYDLMNDLMSAGLHRVWKDAMVSWLAPPSNRDFEVLDVAGGTGDVSFRIIDRSRGRAHAIVCDINASMLEVGRERAAKRGLAEKVEFVEGNAEELPFESGRFDAYTIAFGIRNVPRIELALKEAYRVLKPGGRFLCLEFASVDVPGLDRIYDLYSFHMIPEMGRLVAGDAESYRYLVESIRRFPHQERFAEMIRRAGFASVSYRNFTGGIAAIHSGWKI, from the coding sequence ATGACGACCGAAACTTCGGCGAACGGTTCGCGGGAGCACGCTTCGTTCGGCTTCCGCGACGTCGAGGTCGGAGCCAAGCAGGGCATGGTCGATGCCGTGTTCCACAAGGTCGCCTCGCGCTACGATCTGATGAACGATCTGATGTCGGCCGGCCTCCACCGCGTCTGGAAGGACGCGATGGTTTCCTGGCTGGCCCCGCCCTCGAATCGTGATTTCGAGGTTCTCGATGTCGCTGGTGGCACGGGCGACGTCTCCTTTCGCATAATCGATCGCTCCCGCGGCCGGGCGCATGCGATCGTCTGCGACATCAACGCTTCGATGCTGGAGGTCGGCCGCGAGCGCGCCGCCAAGCGCGGTCTCGCCGAGAAGGTCGAGTTCGTCGAAGGCAATGCCGAGGAGCTGCCCTTCGAGAGCGGCCGGTTCGATGCCTACACCATCGCCTTCGGCATCCGCAACGTGCCGCGCATCGAGCTGGCGCTGAAGGAGGCGTACCGCGTCCTAAAGCCCGGGGGACGCTTTCTCTGCCTCGAATTCGCCTCGGTCGACGTGCCGGGCCTCGACCGGATTTACGACCTCTATTCCTTCCACATGATCCCCGAAATGGGACGCCTCGTGGCGGGAGACGCCGAGAGCTATCGCTATCTCGTCGAATCGATCCGCCGCTTCCCGCATCAGGAGCGCTTCGCCGAGATGATCCGCCGCGCCGGCTTCGCAAGCGTCAGCTACCGCAACTTTACCGGCGGGATCGCGGCGATCCATTCGGGCTGGAAAATCTGA